A DNA window from Brenneria izadpanahii contains the following coding sequences:
- a CDS encoding methyl-accepting chemotaxis protein — protein sequence MKLQTRIILLCGAMLLGLLALSAVALNTLYSSMMKERIGQLTTLVELAKASAQKTYEREKAGQLSHEDALNEAKRAIGSFHQGNRYFFVLGYSDDVNYVHPDANRVGIVDANGGREAGVRNRAALQGKAFGMTQGKGMRPGAQELVDKIYIITHFEPYDWIIGTGDYIDDIQQTFWHNALRLLAIVAALLVAIALLAWNMLRTLLRQLGGEPQYAVNVVRQIADGNLTVDVQTRSGDQSSILYAIRAMRDNLSLLVSQVRSSTNSITTASMQIASGNEDLSSRTESQASALEQTASAMEQLTATVQNNAENARHANELAQSASGVAGRGGSVVRQVVDTMDSINASSRKVVDIIGVIDSIAFQTNILALNAAVEAARAGEQGRGFAVVASEVRTLAQRSASAAKEIKGLIDDSVSKVTEGTDLVKHAGSTMSEIVESVQRVTAMVAEISAASEEQSSGIKQVNQAVSQMDQSTEQNAALVLEALAAAKSLSDQAQELSRTVDRFRTEESADYLPALAHQG from the coding sequence ATGAAACTACAAACTCGAATTATACTGTTGTGCGGTGCAATGCTACTGGGATTATTGGCTCTTTCGGCCGTAGCATTAAATACCTTGTATTCGTCGATGATGAAAGAGCGTATCGGGCAACTTACCACGCTGGTGGAATTGGCCAAGGCTTCAGCGCAAAAAACCTATGAGCGGGAGAAGGCCGGCCAGCTTTCGCATGAGGATGCGCTGAACGAAGCCAAGCGCGCCATCGGCAGTTTTCATCAGGGTAATCGCTATTTCTTTGTGCTGGGCTACAGCGACGATGTGAACTATGTACACCCCGACGCCAATCGCGTCGGCATCGTTGATGCGAATGGCGGCCGGGAAGCCGGGGTGCGCAACCGCGCGGCTCTGCAAGGGAAGGCCTTCGGCATGACGCAGGGCAAGGGCATGCGTCCCGGCGCTCAGGAACTGGTTGATAAAATTTACATTATCACCCACTTCGAACCCTATGACTGGATCATCGGCACCGGCGACTATATCGATGACATTCAGCAGACATTCTGGCATAACGCCCTCCGGCTGTTGGCCATTGTCGCGGCGCTGCTGGTGGCGATCGCTCTGCTGGCATGGAACATGCTGCGCACCCTTTTGCGCCAGTTGGGCGGCGAGCCGCAATACGCGGTTAATGTGGTGCGTCAGATCGCCGACGGCAATCTAACGGTGGACGTGCAGACCCGATCCGGCGACCAGAGCAGCATTCTGTACGCCATTCGCGCCATGCGCGATAACCTCTCCCTGTTGGTAAGCCAGGTGCGCAGCAGCACCAATTCCATCACCACCGCGTCAATGCAGATCGCTTCCGGCAACGAAGATCTGTCATCCCGCACCGAGTCGCAGGCCAGCGCGCTGGAGCAGACCGCGTCGGCTATGGAGCAACTGACCGCCACCGTGCAAAACAATGCGGAGAATGCGCGTCACGCCAATGAGTTGGCGCAGTCCGCTTCCGGAGTGGCCGGACGCGGCGGTTCGGTGGTCAGGCAGGTGGTGGATACCATGGATTCGATCAACGCCTCGTCGCGTAAAGTGGTGGATATCATTGGGGTGATCGACAGTATCGCCTTCCAGACCAATATCCTGGCGCTGAATGCCGCGGTGGAGGCGGCGCGCGCCGGAGAGCAGGGGAGAGGCTTCGCGGTGGTGGCGAGCGAGGTGCGCACGTTGGCGCAGCGTTCCGCGTCCGCCGCTAAAGAGATCAAAGGTCTGATAGATGATTCGGTGTCCAAGGTCACGGAGGGAACCGATCTGGTGAAACACGCCGGTTCCACCATGAGTGAAATCGTCGAAAGCGTGCAGCGCGTTACCGCGATGGTGGCGGAAATCAGCGCGGCCAGCGAAGAGCAAAGCTCAGGCATCAAACAGGTTAATCAGGCGGTATCGCAAATGGATCAGAGTACGGAGCAGAACGCGGCGCTGGTGCTGGAAGCCCTGGCTGCGGCCAAATCGCTGAGCGATCAGGCGCAGGAGCTATCGCGCACGGTAGACCGCTTCCGGACGGAAGAATCCGCCGATTATCTGCCGGCCCTGGCGCATCAGGGCTGA
- a CDS encoding PadR family transcriptional regulator, with amino-acid sequence MRKHHFRDGQDQNEEMRDRNHRAEGKKRDRVEGREQEAGRGHGRGHGRRGHREEGHGAQHRRQRLFAHGELRLVALDLLAQNPSHGYELIKAIESLTESHYAPSPGVLYPTLDFLQEQSLIAITDELNGRKKFDITDEGRQYLEQRKEELQQILERIKARIAGMALRQHPEMKRALDNIKSVLDLKVNREDSNEETLKKIIGIIDNAAAEIAQLD; translated from the coding sequence ATGCGTAAACATCACTTTCGTGACGGACAGGATCAGAACGAGGAAATGAGGGATCGCAACCACCGGGCTGAAGGTAAAAAGCGCGATCGCGTAGAAGGTAGAGAACAGGAAGCGGGACGAGGTCATGGCCGCGGCCACGGCCGGCGTGGACACCGGGAAGAAGGACATGGCGCGCAGCACCGCCGCCAGCGCCTCTTCGCCCATGGCGAGCTACGCTTGGTGGCGCTGGATCTGCTGGCGCAAAACCCCAGCCACGGCTATGAGCTGATCAAAGCGATCGAATCCCTGACCGAAAGCCATTACGCCCCCAGCCCCGGCGTACTCTACCCGACGCTCGATTTTCTGCAGGAACAGAGCCTGATCGCCATTACCGATGAACTGAACGGCCGGAAAAAATTCGATATCACCGACGAAGGCCGCCAGTATCTTGAGCAACGTAAAGAGGAACTACAGCAGATCCTTGAACGCATCAAGGCGCGCATCGCCGGCATGGCGCTGCGTCAACATCCAGAGATGAAACGGGCATTGGACAATATCAAATCCGTACTGGACCTCAAGGTGAACCGCGAGGATAGCAATGAAGAAACGCTGAAGAAGATTATCGGCATCATTGACAACGCCGCCGCGGAAATTGCCCAGCTTGACTGA
- a CDS encoding peroxidase-related enzyme (This protein belongs to a clade of uncharacterized proteins related to peroxidases such as the alkylhydroperoxidase AhpD.), with product MYSRGGLGRAERELGALTASAVNGCAYCGSVHARRYEELSGRNDVVGTLYTQGLDGEFDGYTQAIVDFCRALSQTPIAVTAQHIQTLLAQGLSKADIVDLLHSAAIFGWANRLMHTLGHAE from the coding sequence ATGTACAGCCGCGGGGGATTGGGGCGTGCGGAGCGGGAACTTGGCGCTCTGACTGCTTCGGCCGTCAATGGCTGCGCCTATTGCGGTTCGGTCCACGCCCGGCGCTATGAGGAACTTTCCGGGCGCAATGACGTGGTCGGCACTCTCTATACTCAAGGTCTGGACGGTGAATTCGATGGTTACACCCAGGCAATCGTCGATTTTTGCCGGGCGCTGTCGCAAACGCCGATTGCCGTGACTGCGCAACATATTCAGACTTTGCTGGCGCAGGGATTGAGTAAGGCGGATATCGTCGATTTGCTGCATTCAGCGGCTATTTTCGGCTGGGCCAACCGCCTGATGCATACGCTGGGACATGCGGAATAG